In Gymnogyps californianus isolate 813 chromosome 20, ASM1813914v2, whole genome shotgun sequence, a single window of DNA contains:
- the GIT1 gene encoding ARF GTPase-activating protein GIT1 isoform X1, whose product MSRKAPRAEVCADCSAPDPGWASINRGVLICDECCSVHRSLGRHISIVKHLRHSPWPATLLQMVHTLASNGANSIWEHSLLDPAQVQSGRRKANPQDKVHPTKSEFIRAKYQMLAFVHKLPCRDDDGVTAKDLSKQLHSSVRTGNLETCLRLLSLGAQANFFHPEKGTTPLHVAAKAGQILQAELLVVYGADPGAPDVNGRTPIDYARQAAQHELAERLVECQYELTDRLAFYLCGRKPDHKNGHYIIPQMADRVRPKCMAQSLDLSELAKAAKKKLQALSNRLFEELAMDVYDEVDRRENDAVWLTTQNHSTLVTERSAVPFLPVNPEYSATRNQGRQKLARFNAREFATLLIDILGEAKRRQQGKSLLSPTDALDYSLRSQSDLDDQHDYDSVASDEDTDQELLRNASRNNRARSMDSSDLSDGPITLQEYLEVKKALAASEAKVQQLMKVNNSLSDELRRLQREIHKLQAENTQIRQQTGPAHPTPAPSERPEHGHPPGTAPPHRRDRQAFSMYEPGSALKPFGQPVEELVTRLQPFGAGEVEDEALYSMHIPASVYRMRKGPSASSVPFPPSSPLLSCPPDGARHMSKLDRHGSGTDSDYDNTQAGEVLISMEGKRFVELSKDEDFPHELDPLDGELDPGLPSTEDVILKTEQVTKNIQELLRAAQESKHDSFVPCSEKIHSAVTEMASLFPKKPALETVRSSLRLLNASAYRLQSECRKTVPPEPGAAVDYQLLTQQVIQCAYDIAKAAKQLVTITTREKKQ is encoded by the exons ATGTCCCGGAAGGCGCCGCGGGCGGAGGTGTGCGCCGACTGCAGCGCCCCAG ACCCTGGCTGGGCCTCCATCAACCGCGGGGTGCTCATCTGTGACGAGTGCTGCAGCGTGCACCGCAGCCTGGGCCGCCACATCTCCATCGTCAAGCACCTACGCCACAGCCCCTGGCCCGCCACCCTGCTCCAG ATGGTGCACACCTTGGCGAGCAACGGGGCCAACTCCATATGGGAGCACTCGCTGCTGGATCCGGCCCAGGTGCAGAGCGGGCGCCGGAAGGCAAACCCCCAGGACAAAGTGCA ccccaccaagTCAGAGTTCATCCGCGCCAAGTACCAGATGCTGGCCTTCGTCCACAAGCTGCCCTGCCGGGATGACGATGGCGTCACTGCCAAGGACCTCAGCAAG CAATTGCACTCGAGCGTGCGGACGGGCAACCTGGAGACCTGCCTGCGCCTGCTCTCGCTGGGCGCCCAGGCCAACTTCTTCCACCCG GAGAAGGGCACAACGCCGCTGCATGTGGCCGCCAAAGCCGGGCAGatcctgcaggcagagctgctggtggtCTACGGTGCCGACCCTGGGGCGCCCGACGTGAACGGCCGGACCCCCATCGATTATGCCAG gcaggcagcccagcaTGAGCTGGCGGAGCGGCTGGTGGAGTGCCAGTACGAGCTGACCGACCGGCTGGCCTTTTACCTCTGCGGCAGGAAGCCGG ACCACAAGAACGGGCACTACATCATCCCGCAGATGGCTGACAG GGTGCGCCCAAAGTGCATGGCACAGAG CCTGGACCTCTCGGAGCTGGCCAAGGCAGCCAAGAAGAAGCTGCAAGCG CTCAGCAACCGCCTCTTCGAGGAGCTGGCCATGGATGTCTACGACGAGGTGGACCGCCGGGAGAACGACGCGG TCTGGCTGACGACGCAGAACCACAGCACGCTGGTGACAGAGCGCAGCGCCGTCCCCTTCCTCCCTGTCAACCCTGAGTACTCGGCCACACGCAACCAG GGCCGGCAGAAGCTGGCCAGGTTCAACGCCAGGGAGTTTGCCACCTTGCTCATCGACATCCTCGGGGAAGCCAAGCGCCGGCAGCAAGGGAAGAGTCTGCTGAGCCCCACAG ACGCCCTCGACTACTCACTGCGGAGCCAGAGCGACCTGGACGACCAGCACGACTACGACAGCGTCGCCTCCGACGAGGACACGGACCAGGAGCTGCTGCGCAACGCCTCCCGCAACAACCGTGCCAGG agcatGGACTCCTCCGACCTCTCGGATGGCCCCATCACGCTGCAGGAGTACCTGGAGGTGAAGAAGGCTCTGGCCGCCTCCGAGGCCAAGGTGCAGCAGCTGATGAAGGTGAACAACAGCCTGAGCGACGAGCTGCGTCGGCTGCAGCGCGAG ATCCacaagctgcaggcagagaacACGCAGATCCGGCAGCAGACGGGTCCCGCTCACCCAACCCCGGCCCCCAGCGAGCGGCCGGAGCACGGGCACCCCCCGGGCACGGCCCCCCCGCACCGCCGGGACCGCCAGGCCTTCTCCATGTACGAGCCGGGCTCAGCACTGAAACCCTTCGGGCAGCCGGTTGAGGAGCTGGTGACGCGGCTGCAGCCCTTCGGTGCCGGC GAGGTGGAGGACGAGGCTCTGTACTCCATGCACATCCCGGCCAGCGTGTACCGG aTGCGGAAAGGTCCGTCTGCCTCCTCGGTGCCCTTTCCCCCATCCTCCCCgctgctctcctgcccaccCGACGGTGCCCGGCACATG agCAAGCTGGACCGGCATGGCAGCGGCACCGACAGCGACTACGACAACACACAGGCTGGTGAGGTCCTGATCAG CATGGAGGGGAAGCGGTTCGTGGAGCTGAGCAAGGACGAGGACTTCCCCCACGAGCTGGACCCGCTGGACGGGGAGCTGGACCCCGGGCTGCCCAGCACAGAGGACGTCATCCTCAAAACCGAGCAGGTCACCAAGAACATCCAGGAGCTGCTGCGAGCAGCGCAGGAGTCCAAGCATGACAG CTTCGTGCCCTGCTCGGAGAAGATCCACTCAGCTGTGACGGAGATGGCATCGCTCTTCCCCAAG aaGCCGGCGCTGGAGACGGTGCGGAGCTCCCTGCGGCTGCTCAACGCCAGCGCCTACCGGCTGCAGAGCGAGTGCCGCAAGACCGTGCCGCCCGAGCCGGGTGCCGCCGTGGACTACCAGCTCCTGACCCAGCAGGTCATCCAGTGTGCCTACGACATCGCCAAGGCCGCCAAGCAGCTGGTCACCATCACCACCCGTGAGAAGAAGCAGTGA